AAGCAGGACCTCTGGCAGGTGTGCAGCCTCGGAGTATGTTGCGTGAGCAACACCGAATCCGCGGTGCGGGAGATACTGGACAAAGTGGACCGCAGCGTGAGGTCGACCGGCCAGGCCGAGGTGCTGGAATCGCCGGTAAGCGTGTTCAAGCCGTAACCGCGCGCCGGGAACGGGCGAGGTGACGAGATGATCCCT
This portion of the Actinomycetota bacterium genome encodes:
- a CDS encoding DUF503 domain-containing protein — protein: MFIGALRIELYMPQCRTLKDKRQVVRSIIDRTRNRFNVAVAEVDKQDLWQVCSLGVCCVSNTESAVREILDKVDRSVRSTGQAEVLESPVSVFKP